The Paraburkholderia sp. SOS3 genome includes a region encoding these proteins:
- a CDS encoding PepSY-associated TM helix domain-containing protein has product MRPALVRLHRWFGIAIALFLFVAGSTGAVIAWDHELDGLLNPSFFHARTDGPALSSLELARRIEAADPRLRVTYLPLAVEPGHTLQAMVWPRTDPKTQQPYKLDFNQIAVDPATGDIQGRREWGAVSLARLNLIPFLYKLHYTLHLPFAAGIDIGTWLMGIVGIVWIFDSAIALVLSFPSAKAWRKSFAFRVARGGYPLTFDLHRSGGVWIWGLLLMMAVTSVSMNLSNEVVRPIVSLLSPLAPTPFSDPALAGTPQPGTPDLTREQVLEAAGRIAAEKHIAAPPGAIFYAAALHTYGVGYFAAGKDHGDGPLGNAWIYLNAETGQPTGATIPGKGSAGDIFMQAQFPLHSGRIAGLGGRIAVSALGVAVAVLSVTGLMIWLKKLEARRRQTRHAQSVRDTTPADIDAPQARRAKRPERGERIASPQ; this is encoded by the coding sequence ATGAGGCCTGCACTCGTCCGTTTGCATCGATGGTTCGGTATCGCGATCGCGCTATTTCTGTTCGTCGCCGGGTCGACCGGCGCTGTGATCGCGTGGGATCACGAGCTCGACGGCTTGCTGAACCCATCGTTCTTTCACGCGCGCACCGACGGTCCCGCGTTGTCGTCGCTCGAACTCGCGCGCCGCATCGAGGCGGCCGACCCGCGTCTTCGCGTCACCTATCTGCCGCTCGCGGTCGAACCAGGCCATACGTTGCAGGCGATGGTCTGGCCGCGCACCGATCCGAAGACGCAGCAGCCGTACAAGCTCGACTTCAACCAGATCGCCGTCGACCCCGCGACCGGCGACATTCAGGGCCGCCGCGAATGGGGCGCGGTCTCGCTCGCGCGGCTCAATCTGATTCCGTTTCTGTACAAGCTGCACTACACGCTGCATCTGCCGTTCGCGGCTGGCATCGACATCGGCACATGGCTGATGGGCATCGTCGGCATCGTGTGGATCTTCGACAGCGCGATTGCACTCGTGCTGTCGTTTCCGAGCGCGAAGGCGTGGCGCAAGTCGTTTGCGTTTCGTGTCGCGCGCGGCGGCTATCCGTTGACCTTCGATTTGCACCGCTCCGGCGGCGTCTGGATCTGGGGACTGCTGCTGATGATGGCGGTCACGTCGGTATCGATGAACCTCAGCAACGAGGTCGTGCGGCCCATCGTGTCGTTGCTGTCGCCGCTCGCACCGACGCCGTTCTCCGATCCGGCGCTCGCGGGCACGCCGCAGCCGGGCACGCCCGATCTGACGCGCGAACAGGTGCTCGAGGCGGCTGGCAGGATCGCCGCTGAAAAGCACATCGCCGCGCCGCCGGGCGCAATCTTCTATGCGGCTGCGCTGCACACCTATGGCGTCGGCTATTTCGCCGCCGGCAAGGATCACGGCGACGGCCCGCTCGGTAATGCGTGGATCTATCTGAACGCCGAGACCGGCCAGCCGACGGGTGCGACGATTCCCGGCAAGGGTTCGGCCGGCGACATCTTCATGCAGGCGCAATTCCCGCTGCACTCGGGACGGATTGCGGGATTGGGCGGACGGATTGCGGTCAGCGCGTTGGGCGTGGCAGTGGCCGTATTGAGCGTGACCGGTCTGATGATCTGGTTGAAGAAGCTCGAAGCGCGGCGGCGCCAGACGCGCCACGCGCAATCCGTGCGCGACACGACGCCGGCCGACATCGATGCACCGCAGGCCCGGCGTGCAAAGCGCCCGGAACGAGGCGAGCGGATCGCCTCACCGCAATAG
- a CDS encoding NUDIX hydrolase: MTLPSIAAARRFDAHAHASFWIDGQQVGWLRAADVPLLARWPDVFEIDAQRVVLSARFSTLDNRSAALGAVIGALAADGRIPGWRDETYAIRNAFDAPPLAYIERAASRFFGTMTYAVHLNGVVEYAHGAPRLWIARRSETKATDPGMLDNVVAGGIGWGFSVETTIIKECWEEAGIPEDIAIRATPGRTAHVLQSLPEGTQAEQVFIYDLALPEDFAPRNQDGEVGEHRLARIEEVARWIEQGSMTVDASLATLDCMLRRQWIDEAVCAGIEALFEPPALASATAFGRAAR, translated from the coding sequence ATGACTTTGCCTTCAATCGCGGCCGCGCGCCGCTTCGACGCGCACGCGCACGCTTCGTTCTGGATCGACGGGCAGCAGGTTGGCTGGTTGCGCGCGGCCGATGTGCCGCTGCTTGCGCGCTGGCCCGATGTGTTCGAGATCGACGCGCAGCGCGTCGTGCTGAGCGCGCGTTTTTCAACGCTCGACAACCGCAGCGCGGCGCTCGGCGCCGTGATCGGCGCGCTGGCCGCGGACGGCCGCATTCCCGGCTGGCGCGACGAGACCTATGCGATCCGCAACGCGTTCGATGCGCCGCCGCTCGCGTATATCGAGCGTGCCGCATCGCGCTTCTTCGGCACGATGACGTACGCGGTGCATCTGAACGGCGTCGTAGAATACGCGCACGGTGCGCCGCGGCTCTGGATCGCTCGCCGCAGCGAGACCAAGGCCACCGACCCGGGCATGTTGGACAACGTCGTCGCGGGCGGGATCGGTTGGGGCTTCAGCGTCGAAACGACGATTATCAAGGAGTGCTGGGAAGAGGCGGGCATTCCGGAAGACATCGCGATTCGCGCGACGCCGGGACGTACGGCGCATGTGTTGCAGTCGTTGCCGGAAGGCACGCAGGCCGAGCAGGTCTTCATCTACGACCTCGCGCTGCCCGAAGACTTCGCGCCGCGCAATCAGGATGGCGAAGTAGGTGAACATCGGCTCGCCCGCATCGAAGAAGTGGCGCGCTGGATCGAACAAGGGTCGATGACGGTCGATGCAAGCCTCGCGACGCTCGATTGCATGCTGCGCCGCCAATGGATCGACGAAGCGGTGTGCGCGGGCATCGAGGCGCTGTTCGAGCCACCGGCGCTTGCATCCGCGACGGCATTCGGACGCGCGGCCAGGTAG
- a CDS encoding LysE family translocator: protein MPNFLLFLATSLAITFAPGPDNLQVLARGISQGRAAGFVAALGFAAGITFHTTLAALGVAAVLRSSPVAFQAIKLAGAAYLIWIGIKALRSKGLATAHERPPQPLLSIFRQSVIGNMLNPKVTLFFIVFLPQFVNPHGVQNVTVQMLELGALFMLQTVAVFSLFGVCAGTIGNWLKRRPRAGVWLDRIAGATFIAIGLRVALRD, encoded by the coding sequence ATGCCCAATTTCTTGCTTTTTCTCGCCACGTCGCTTGCGATCACGTTCGCGCCTGGTCCGGACAATCTGCAGGTGCTCGCGCGCGGCATTTCGCAGGGCCGCGCCGCGGGCTTCGTTGCGGCGCTCGGTTTTGCCGCCGGCATCACGTTTCACACGACGCTTGCCGCGCTCGGCGTGGCGGCCGTGTTGCGATCGTCGCCGGTCGCATTCCAGGCGATCAAGCTCGCGGGCGCCGCGTATCTGATCTGGATCGGCATCAAGGCGCTGCGCAGCAAAGGTCTCGCGACCGCGCACGAGCGTCCGCCGCAGCCGCTTTTATCGATCTTCCGGCAAAGCGTGATCGGCAACATGCTGAATCCGAAGGTCACGCTGTTCTTCATCGTGTTCCTGCCGCAGTTCGTCAACCCGCATGGCGTGCAAAACGTGACCGTGCAGATGCTCGAACTCGGCGCGTTGTTCATGCTGCAGACAGTCGCCGTGTTTTCGCTGTTCGGCGTGTGCGCGGGGACGATCGGCAACTGGCTGAAGCGCCGTCCGCGCGCGGGCGTGTGGCTCGATCGCATTGCCGGTGCGACGTTTATCGCGATCGGTTTGCGCGTCGCGCTGCGCGATTGA
- the purU gene encoding formyltetrahydrofolate deformylase — MSTDHSFILKLSCADRPGIVHAVSGFLFERGSNILDSAQFGDSHTGEFFMRVHFQQVGGDPGLDALRAAFSALAEQFGMRWELHDATVKPRVVIMVSKIGHCLNDLLFRYRTGQLGIEIPAIISNHKDFYQLAASYDIPFHHFPLAAAKGDGKADAKAAQEARVLEVIDEHQADLVVLARYMQILSPQLCDRLAGRAINIHHSFLPSFKGAKPYYQAFDRGVKLIGATAHYVTTDLDEGPIIEQEVERVDHSMAPEQLTAIGRDVECVTLARAVKWHVEHRIVLNGSKTVVFR, encoded by the coding sequence ATGTCGACCGATCACAGCTTTATCCTTAAACTGTCGTGCGCCGATCGGCCCGGCATCGTGCATGCGGTCTCGGGCTTTCTGTTCGAGCGCGGCAGCAATATTCTCGACTCCGCGCAATTCGGCGACAGCCACACCGGCGAGTTCTTCATGCGCGTGCACTTCCAGCAAGTCGGCGGCGACCCGGGTCTCGACGCGCTGCGCGCGGCATTTTCGGCGCTCGCCGAACAGTTCGGCATGCGTTGGGAACTGCACGACGCGACGGTCAAGCCGCGTGTGGTGATCATGGTGTCGAAGATCGGGCATTGCCTGAACGACCTGCTGTTCCGCTATCGCACCGGGCAACTGGGCATCGAGATACCGGCGATCATTTCGAACCACAAGGATTTTTATCAGCTCGCCGCGAGCTACGACATTCCGTTTCATCACTTCCCGCTCGCTGCGGCGAAGGGTGATGGAAAGGCCGATGCGAAGGCTGCGCAGGAAGCGCGCGTGCTCGAAGTGATCGACGAACATCAGGCCGATCTGGTCGTGCTCGCGCGCTATATGCAGATTCTGTCGCCGCAACTGTGCGATCGTCTGGCCGGGCGCGCGATCAATATTCACCATTCGTTTTTGCCGAGCTTCAAGGGCGCGAAGCCGTATTACCAGGCGTTCGACCGCGGCGTGAAGCTGATCGGCGCGACGGCGCACTATGTGACGACCGATCTCGACGAAGGCCCGATCATCGAGCAGGAAGTCGAGCGCGTCGACCACAGCATGGCGCCCGAGCAACTGACGGCGATCGGCCGCGACGTCGAATGCGTGACGCTTGCGCGCGCGGTGAAGTGGCACGTCGAGCACCGGATCGTGCTGAACGGCAGCAAGACCGTGGTGTTTCGTTAA
- a CDS encoding monovalent cation:proton antiporter family protein: MISPLEMTLFLLLASVVGVVVFRYLNLPPMLGYLTVGILVGPHAFGVVPDSKGAQNLAEFGVVFLMFSIGLEFSLAKLRSMRKLVFGLGLLQVLGTIAAAIVLGFAVERWVHLSWQGCIALGGALAMSSTAIVSKMLAERLEIETEHGRNIFGVLLFQDLAVVPLLIVIAALAGGDTHDVMAALGLAFVKIVIALALLLVIGQRFMTRWFNVVARRRSQELFVLNLLLVTLGAAFVTDKFGLSLALGAFIAGMLIAETPYRHQVEEDIKPFRDVLLGLFFVTTGMLLDPLVIWQHPLIVLGFLLGPILLKAVMVTALARLFGATPGVAMRTGIGLAQAGEFGFVLLNLILDKHLVDATLLQAILAGMLLSMLAAPFLIQNADRIVLRLSSTEWMQQSLQMTRIATQSLKQSGHVIICGYGRSGQNLARMLEHEGLSYVALDLDPDRVAAAAAAGEQVVFGDAGRRESLLAAGIHRARTVAITYANTPSALRVLHNIHELEPTLPVIVRTVDDSDLERLLAAGATEVIPEIVEGSLMLASHTLVVMGVPMRRVLRRVEELRDERYSLLRGYFHGADDVDDDDGHEQVRLQSVPVDEKADAVGRTLAELGLFELGLEVTAIRRHGIRGVEPDPSTKLRASDIVVLRGLPEALAEAEERLSKHRRAGAATV, from the coding sequence ATGATTTCCCCGCTTGAAATGACGCTCTTCCTGCTGCTTGCTTCAGTGGTGGGCGTCGTCGTGTTCCGGTATCTGAATCTGCCGCCGATGCTCGGATATCTGACGGTGGGGATTCTCGTCGGGCCGCACGCGTTCGGCGTCGTGCCGGACTCGAAGGGCGCGCAGAATCTGGCCGAGTTCGGTGTCGTGTTCCTGATGTTCTCGATCGGCCTCGAGTTTTCGCTCGCGAAGCTGCGCTCGATGCGCAAGCTCGTATTCGGCCTCGGCTTGCTGCAGGTGCTCGGCACGATTGCGGCCGCGATCGTGCTCGGCTTCGCGGTCGAGCGTTGGGTGCATCTGTCGTGGCAGGGCTGCATCGCGCTCGGCGGCGCGCTGGCGATGTCGTCGACCGCGATCGTCAGCAAGATGCTCGCGGAGCGGCTCGAGATCGAGACCGAGCACGGCCGCAATATCTTCGGTGTGCTGCTGTTCCAGGATCTCGCCGTGGTGCCGCTGCTGATCGTGATCGCCGCGCTCGCCGGCGGCGATACGCACGACGTGATGGCGGCGCTCGGTCTCGCGTTCGTGAAGATCGTCATCGCGCTCGCGCTGCTGCTCGTGATCGGGCAGCGCTTCATGACGCGCTGGTTCAACGTCGTCGCGCGGCGGCGCTCGCAGGAACTGTTCGTGCTGAACCTGCTGCTCGTCACGCTCGGCGCCGCGTTCGTCACCGACAAGTTCGGCCTGTCGCTCGCACTCGGTGCGTTTATCGCCGGCATGCTGATCGCCGAAACGCCGTACCGGCATCAGGTCGAGGAAGACATCAAGCCGTTTCGCGACGTGCTGCTCGGTCTCTTCTTCGTGACGACCGGCATGCTGCTCGATCCGCTCGTGATCTGGCAGCATCCGCTTATCGTGCTCGGCTTTCTGCTCGGGCCCATTCTGCTGAAGGCCGTGATGGTCACGGCCCTCGCGCGGCTGTTCGGCGCGACGCCCGGCGTGGCGATGCGCACCGGCATCGGCCTCGCGCAGGCAGGCGAGTTCGGCTTCGTGCTGCTGAATCTGATTCTCGACAAGCACCTTGTCGATGCGACGCTGCTGCAGGCGATCCTCGCGGGCATGCTGCTGTCGATGCTCGCGGCGCCGTTCCTGATCCAGAACGCGGACCGGATCGTGCTGCGCCTGTCGTCAACGGAGTGGATGCAGCAGTCGCTGCAAATGACGCGCATCGCGACGCAAAGCCTGAAGCAGAGCGGACATGTGATCATTTGCGGTTACGGCCGCTCGGGGCAGAACCTGGCGCGGATGCTCGAGCACGAAGGGCTCTCGTATGTCGCGCTCGATCTCGACCCGGATCGCGTCGCGGCCGCGGCGGCGGCCGGCGAGCAGGTGGTATTCGGCGATGCCGGCCGCCGCGAATCGCTGCTTGCCGCGGGTATCCACCGCGCGCGAACGGTGGCGATCACCTACGCGAACACGCCGTCGGCACTGCGCGTGCTGCACAACATCCACGAACTCGAACCGACGCTGCCGGTCATCGTTCGCACCGTCGACGACAGCGATCTCGAACGGCTGCTCGCCGCAGGCGCGACCGAAGTGATTCCGGAGATCGTCGAAGGCAGCCTGATGCTCGCCTCGCATACGCTCGTCGTGATGGGTGTGCCGATGCGGCGCGTGCTGCGGCGGGTCGAGGAACTGCGCGACGAGCGCTACAGTCTGTTGCGCGGCTACTTCCACGGCGCCGACGACGTCGACGACGACGACGGCCACGAACAGGTGCGGCTACAATCGGTGCCGGTCGACGAAAAGGCCGACGCGGTGGGACGCACGCTTGCCGAGCTCGGTTTGTTCGAACTGGGTCTCGAGGTGACGGCGATTCGCCGGCACGGCATTCGCGGCGTCGAGCCGGACCCGTCGACGAAGCTGCGCGCAAGCGACATCGTCGTGCTGCGCGGTTTGCCCGAAGCGCTCGCCGAAGCGGAAGAGCGGCTGTCGAAACATCGGCGGGCGGGCGCGGCGACGGTTTGA
- a CDS encoding adenine phosphoribosyltransferase, whose product MSIAPANVPLNAAEFVKSQIRTVPDWPQPGVQFRDITPLLQHPKTLRVLIDLFVQRYIDASLDYVAGLDARGFIIGPILAYELNLGFIPIRKSGKLPYKRVSESYELEYGAATVEIHEDACKPGDRVVIVDDLIATGGTMLAGKKLLERLGAVVVEGAAIIDLPDLGGSALLRSAGLPLYTVTDFGGH is encoded by the coding sequence ATGTCCATCGCACCTGCGAACGTGCCGCTCAACGCGGCCGAGTTCGTCAAAAGCCAGATCCGCACGGTGCCCGACTGGCCGCAGCCCGGCGTGCAGTTTCGCGACATCACGCCGCTTCTGCAGCACCCGAAAACGCTGCGCGTGCTGATCGATCTGTTCGTGCAGCGCTATATCGATGCGAGCCTCGATTACGTCGCGGGACTCGACGCACGCGGGTTCATCATCGGGCCGATTCTCGCGTACGAGCTGAACCTCGGCTTCATTCCGATCCGCAAGAGCGGCAAGCTGCCGTACAAGCGCGTCTCGGAATCGTACGAGCTCGAGTACGGCGCGGCCACCGTCGAGATTCATGAAGACGCATGCAAGCCCGGCGACCGCGTCGTGATCGTCGACGATCTGATCGCAACCGGGGGCACCATGCTCGCCGGCAAGAAGCTGCTCGAGCGTCTCGGCGCCGTGGTGGTCGAGGGCGCGGCGATTATCGATCTGCCCGACCTCGGCGGGTCGGCGCTGCTGCGCTCCGCGGGTCTGCCGCTTTATACGGTGACGGATTTCGGCGGTCACTGA